A window of Rhodococcus sp. SGAir0479 contains these coding sequences:
- a CDS encoding putative glycolipid-binding domain-containing protein, with protein MSIPSIASPWPAVLTWRAHSAPRMESVRVQVSGNRIKAAGRIIGGQCPEHPAFSASYDLVTDEAGVTRRLSLRTALATGERQMSISRDEEGVWMVEAGTTHLRSGFAGAKDVDVVLSPFFNALPIRRYGMQHESEDIQVPVVYVNLPDLAVQEASLTYSSGADGIHVLSPVSSSSITVDADGFVLDYPGLAERI; from the coding sequence GTGAGCATCCCGAGCATCGCGTCGCCCTGGCCTGCCGTTCTCACGTGGCGCGCGCACAGCGCGCCCCGCATGGAGTCGGTACGCGTACAGGTGAGCGGTAACCGGATCAAGGCGGCCGGACGCATCATCGGCGGCCAGTGCCCCGAGCACCCCGCCTTCAGTGCCTCCTACGACCTCGTCACCGACGAGGCCGGTGTCACCCGGCGGCTGTCCCTGCGGACCGCGCTCGCGACCGGCGAGCGGCAGATGTCGATCAGCCGCGACGAGGAGGGCGTCTGGATGGTCGAGGCCGGGACCACGCACCTGCGGTCCGGTTTCGCGGGCGCCAAGGACGTCGACGTCGTGCTCAGCCCGTTCTTCAACGCGCTGCCGATCCGCCGATACGGCATGCAGCACGAGTCCGAGGACATCCAGGTGCCGGTCGTGTACGTCAACCTGCCGGACCTGGCCGTGCAGGAGGCGTCCCTGACCTACAGCAGCGGCGCCGACGGCATCCACGTGCTCTCGCCGGTGTCGTCGTCGTCCATCACGGTCGACGCGGACGGGTTCGTGCTCGACTACCCCGGGCTGGCCGAGCGGATCTGA
- a CDS encoding amidase, whose translation MSLRDVAEALAKRETTATEHIRTTLDALDGLLGTPWENLVAARDDTAALEAAARADAAIAAGDWIGPLHGVAVAVKDNIDVAGMPTRCGSAVLADAPPAAADARIVARLREAGAIVVAKSHLHEFAYGPTGAVNASGPAAHPHDPGLVTGGSSSGAAALVARGVVPVALGTDTGCSARTPAALCGVVGMKPSFAALPTSGIFPLSTTFDHVGLLAADVLDVSLAWGALPGIAHVRTPVAGLRVGRLRGENWDAVDPAIAAAVDTAARALGDAGADVVDVELPETEQFLAAYPVITGSEAYETHRRWFESTPERYQPPTAALLAAQRDRPAVDYVHAVRTVERLRRQALSRLRGDLGLDLLLTATTPLRAVTQADALSPDPAVARTPLLRMCIPFNALGVPAISVPVRIDDGAPVGVQVIGLPTTAGGHGSHPAESAALAAALAVG comes from the coding sequence GTGAGTCTGCGCGACGTCGCCGAGGCGCTGGCCAAGCGGGAGACGACGGCCACCGAGCACATCCGCACGACGCTCGACGCGCTCGACGGGCTGCTGGGCACTCCGTGGGAGAACCTGGTCGCGGCCCGCGACGACACCGCCGCACTCGAGGCCGCCGCCCGCGCCGACGCGGCGATCGCGGCCGGCGACTGGATCGGTCCGCTGCACGGCGTCGCGGTCGCGGTCAAGGACAACATCGACGTCGCCGGGATGCCGACGCGATGCGGCAGCGCCGTGCTCGCCGACGCCCCGCCCGCCGCCGCCGACGCCCGGATCGTCGCGAGGTTGCGGGAAGCGGGCGCGATCGTCGTCGCCAAGTCCCACCTGCACGAGTTCGCGTACGGGCCGACGGGCGCGGTCAACGCCTCCGGTCCGGCCGCGCACCCGCACGATCCCGGCCTGGTCACCGGTGGCTCGTCCTCGGGTGCGGCGGCGCTGGTCGCCCGCGGCGTCGTGCCGGTCGCGCTCGGCACCGACACCGGCTGCAGCGCACGCACTCCCGCCGCCCTGTGCGGGGTGGTGGGGATGAAGCCCAGCTTCGCGGCGCTGCCGACGTCGGGCATCTTCCCGCTCTCGACCACGTTCGACCACGTGGGGCTGCTGGCCGCCGACGTGTTGGACGTGTCGTTGGCGTGGGGCGCGCTCCCCGGCATCGCGCACGTGCGCACCCCCGTCGCGGGCCTGCGGGTGGGACGGCTGCGCGGCGAGAACTGGGACGCCGTCGACCCCGCGATCGCGGCCGCCGTCGACACCGCCGCCCGCGCGCTCGGCGACGCCGGCGCCGACGTGGTCGACGTCGAACTCCCCGAGACCGAACAGTTCCTCGCGGCATACCCGGTGATCACCGGGTCGGAGGCGTACGAGACGCACCGGCGGTGGTTCGAGTCGACGCCCGAGCGGTACCAGCCGCCGACGGCGGCACTGCTGGCCGCGCAGCGGGACCGCCCCGCGGTCGACTACGTGCACGCCGTCCGCACCGTCGAACGTCTTCGCCGTCAGGCGCTTTCACGACTGCGCGGCGACCTGGGCCTGGACCTGCTGCTCACCGCGACCACTCCGCTGCGGGCGGTCACGCAGGCCGACGCCCTCTCCCCCGACCCGGCGGTGGCCCGGACGCCGTTGCTGCGCATGTGCATTCCGTTCAACGCGCTCGGTGTCCCGGCGATCTCGGTGCCGGTCCGGATCGACGACGGCGCGCCCGTGGGCGTCCAGGTGATCGGGCTGCCGACCACCGCGGGCGGGCACGGCTCGCACCCGGCCGAGTCCGCGGCGCTCGCCGCCGCGCTCGCCGTGGGCTGA
- a CDS encoding prephenate dehydrogenase, with product MCQPVRVSASVPAPPVCVLGLGLIGGSLLRAAVRAGRRGWGWNRSAPTVDAARADGFDADTDLVAVLRRAAADRALIVVAVPLPAVDATLAAIAEHAPGCPVTDVVSVKAEVAAAVARHGLRDRFVGGHPMAGTSQSGWEAGDPDLFRDAVWVVSADDGVDPQIWSQVARLALDCGAVVVPAESAEHDAAVARVSHLPHVLAEALALAGAAGGELALGLAAGSFRDGTRVAGSAPTLVRAMCEGNRDALLTALDETLAVLNRARTELADRGTIADLVEAGHDARRRYEQRERWTVTGIEPGEDGWLEKLRDAGRRGGVLRP from the coding sequence ATGTGCCAACCTGTTCGGGTGTCTGCCTCCGTTCCCGCACCTCCCGTCTGTGTTCTCGGCCTGGGTCTGATCGGTGGGTCGCTGCTCCGCGCCGCCGTCCGGGCGGGCCGCCGCGGGTGGGGTTGGAACCGTTCCGCGCCCACCGTGGACGCCGCCCGCGCCGACGGTTTCGACGCCGACACCGACCTCGTCGCGGTGCTCCGCCGGGCCGCTGCGGACCGGGCGCTGATCGTGGTCGCGGTGCCGCTGCCCGCGGTCGACGCGACGCTCGCGGCGATCGCCGAGCACGCCCCCGGCTGCCCCGTCACCGACGTCGTCAGCGTCAAGGCCGAGGTGGCCGCCGCCGTGGCCCGTCACGGGCTGAGGGACCGGTTCGTCGGCGGGCATCCGATGGCCGGGACGTCGCAGTCGGGCTGGGAGGCCGGCGACCCGGACCTGTTCCGCGACGCGGTGTGGGTGGTGAGCGCCGACGACGGCGTCGACCCGCAGATCTGGTCGCAGGTGGCGCGGCTGGCGCTGGACTGCGGCGCCGTGGTGGTGCCGGCCGAGTCCGCCGAGCACGACGCCGCCGTCGCGCGGGTCTCGCACCTGCCGCACGTGCTGGCCGAGGCGTTGGCCCTGGCCGGGGCGGCCGGCGGTGAGCTGGCGCTGGGCCTGGCGGCCGGCTCGTTCCGCGACGGCACCCGGGTGGCCGGCAGCGCGCCCACCCTGGTGCGCGCGATGTGCGAGGGCAACCGGGACGCGCTGCTGACCGCGCTGGACGAGACGCTGGCGGTGCTGAACCGGGCGCGCACCGAACTCGCGGACCGGGGAACGATCGCCGACCTGGTCGAGGCCGGGCACGACGCCCGCCGGCGCTACGAGCAGCGCGAGCGGTGGACCGTCACGGGGATCGAACCGGGCGAGGACGGCTGGCTCGAGAAGCTGCGCGACGCCGGACGCCGCGGCGGGGTGCTGCGCCCGTGA
- a CDS encoding tRNA adenosine deaminase-associated protein — MGAQRANDNRASAGSMEDLDGFGIAVVREEGRWKCTPLTDGALTSLRTAEKELLALRSSGAVFGLLDVDEEFFVIVRPAPAGTRLLVSDATAAIDYDIAADVLDALNVDVPDIDPDDLDDVEPWEEGDLGVLADLGLPEAVLGVILAETDLYPDEQLTMIAQRCGFEAELSAALDKLPH; from the coding sequence ATGGGTGCACAGCGCGCGAACGACAACCGGGCCTCCGCCGGGTCGATGGAGGACCTGGACGGCTTCGGCATCGCTGTCGTCCGTGAAGAAGGCCGGTGGAAGTGCACGCCGTTGACCGACGGAGCGCTCACGAGCCTGCGGACCGCCGAGAAGGAACTGTTGGCGCTGCGTAGCTCGGGTGCCGTGTTCGGTCTGCTCGACGTGGACGAGGAGTTCTTCGTCATCGTCCGGCCCGCGCCGGCGGGCACCCGTCTGCTGGTCTCGGACGCCACCGCCGCGATCGACTACGACATCGCCGCCGACGTGCTCGACGCCCTCAACGTCGACGTCCCGGACATCGACCCGGACGACCTCGACGACGTCGAGCCCTGGGAGGAGGGCGACCTCGGGGTGCTCGCCGACCTCGGGCTGCCCGAGGCGGTCCTGGGCGTGATCCTCGCCGAGACCGACCTGTACCCCGACGAGCAGCTGACGATGATCGCGCAGCGCTGCGGCTTCGAAGCGGAGCTGTCGGCGGCGCTCGACAAGCTGCCGCACTGA
- a CDS encoding nucleoside deaminase — protein sequence MTLQDDERMIRAALDAAAAAADIDVPVGAVVFDADGMELARAANAREAAADPTAHAEILALRAAARVHGDGWRLEGATLAVTLEPCTMCAGALVLARVRRVVFGAWEPKTGAVGSLWDVVRDRRLTHRPEVRGGVLEDECAGVLASFFQGQR from the coding sequence GTGACCCTGCAGGACGACGAGCGGATGATCCGCGCGGCGCTCGACGCGGCCGCCGCGGCCGCCGACATCGACGTGCCCGTCGGTGCGGTCGTGTTCGACGCCGACGGGATGGAACTGGCCCGGGCGGCGAACGCCCGCGAGGCCGCGGCCGACCCGACCGCGCACGCCGAGATTCTCGCCCTGCGCGCCGCGGCGCGGGTCCACGGGGACGGTTGGCGTCTCGAGGGCGCCACCCTCGCGGTGACGCTGGAACCGTGCACGATGTGCGCGGGCGCCCTGGTGCTCGCCCGGGTGCGGCGTGTGGTGTTCGGCGCGTGGGAACCGAAGACCGGCGCGGTCGGTTCGTTGTGGGACGTCGTCCGCGACCGCCGTCTGACCCACCGCCCCGAGGTGCGCGGCGGGGTGCTCGAGGACGAGTGCGCGGGCGTTCTCGCAAGTTTCTTTCAGGGCCAGCGCTGA
- a CDS encoding CsbD family protein — protein MGIGDKAQNKAQDLGGKAKEAAGKATDDEDLKNEGKGDQVKSAAKDAGEKVKDAASTAKDKLTGK, from the coding sequence GTGGGAATCGGAGACAAGGCCCAGAACAAGGCTCAGGACCTCGGGGGTAAGGCCAAGGAGGCCGCCGGCAAGGCGACCGACGACGAGGACCTGAAGAACGAGGGCAAGGGCGACCAGGTCAAGTCGGCCGCCAAGGATGCGGGCGAAAAGGTCAAGGACGCCGCCTCGACAGCCAAGGATAAACTCACCGGAAAGTAG
- a CDS encoding carboxymuconolactone decarboxylase family protein, whose translation MNARLDFYGNATAAKFARYINSAGKVIGDSTLPAATQELVKIRASQINGCGFCTDMHTKDAAHAGETSVRLNLVAAWREATVFTDAERAALELTEEGTRIADAAGGVPDAVWANAAEHFDQDQLAALVGLVALINTYNRMNVLAATPAGSYTPGQWG comes from the coding sequence ATGAACGCTCGTCTCGACTTCTACGGCAACGCCACCGCCGCCAAGTTCGCCCGGTACATCAACTCGGCGGGCAAGGTGATCGGTGACTCGACGCTGCCGGCCGCGACCCAGGAACTGGTCAAGATCCGTGCCAGTCAGATCAACGGCTGCGGCTTCTGCACCGACATGCACACCAAGGACGCCGCGCACGCGGGCGAGACATCGGTGCGGCTGAATCTCGTCGCGGCCTGGCGCGAGGCCACCGTCTTCACCGATGCCGAGCGGGCCGCGCTGGAGTTGACCGAGGAGGGAACCCGCATCGCCGACGCCGCCGGAGGGGTGCCCGACGCCGTGTGGGCCAACGCTGCCGAACACTTCGACCAGGACCAACTCGCCGCGCTGGTCGGCCTCGTGGCGCTGATCAACACCTACAATCGGATGAATGTCCTCGCGGCCACCCCGGCAGGCAGCTACACCCCCGGACAGTGGGGCTGA
- the sigJ gene encoding RNA polymerase sigma factor SigJ encodes MSAVTVFNDLRPRLLGVAYGLLGSVTEAEDVVQEAWIRLQRSDIGRIDDLVGWLVTTTSRLALDVLRSARHRRESYVGPWLPEPVQTAADPADAVGLADSISWAMLVVLETLAPAERAAFVLHDLFGLSFTEIGTALGRNPAACRKLASRAREHIESRKPRFDVDPTEHRRVVSAFASAATSGDLEALLRILDPDAVLTADGGGVVRAALEPIHGADAIAAFLAAVAEQGPRKTMRATVVNHNPALLVFVGDRLDGVVALGINDNRVTAVDFVRNPQKLTGLGAWAGE; translated from the coding sequence ATGTCCGCCGTCACGGTGTTCAACGACCTGCGCCCACGCCTTCTCGGCGTGGCCTACGGTCTTCTCGGTAGCGTGACCGAGGCCGAGGATGTCGTGCAGGAAGCCTGGATACGACTGCAACGCAGCGATATCGGCCGGATCGACGACCTCGTCGGGTGGTTGGTGACCACGACGTCCCGGCTCGCGCTGGACGTCCTGCGCTCGGCACGCCACCGCCGTGAGAGCTACGTCGGCCCGTGGCTGCCCGAACCGGTGCAGACGGCCGCCGACCCGGCCGACGCGGTCGGCCTGGCGGACTCGATCTCGTGGGCAATGCTGGTCGTCCTGGAAACCCTGGCCCCCGCCGAACGCGCGGCCTTCGTCCTGCACGATCTGTTCGGGTTGTCGTTCACCGAGATCGGCACCGCGCTGGGCCGCAACCCCGCGGCCTGCCGCAAGCTCGCCTCCCGCGCCCGCGAGCACATCGAGTCCCGCAAGCCGCGATTCGACGTCGACCCCACCGAGCATCGCCGGGTGGTGAGCGCCTTCGCCTCCGCCGCGACCTCCGGAGATCTCGAGGCCCTGCTGCGGATTCTCGACCCGGACGCGGTGCTGACCGCCGACGGGGGCGGCGTCGTGCGTGCGGCGCTCGAACCGATCCACGGCGCCGACGCCATCGCCGCGTTCCTCGCCGCCGTCGCCGAGCAGGGGCCGCGCAAGACGATGCGCGCCACCGTGGTCAACCACAATCCGGCACTGCTGGTCTTCGTCGGTGACCGCCTGGACGGGGTGGTTGCGCTCGGAATCAACGACAACCGTGTCACCGCAGTTGATTTCGTCCGCAATCCGCAGAAGCTCACCGGCCTCGGGGCGTGGGCGGGCGAATGA
- a CDS encoding heme-binding protein has protein sequence MAEQRARLDLAAARHAVEVALEAARRAGNRVSVAVVDTRGHDILVVRDDGAAWFTAGVARAKAATAALVGIPTTAYSGLADAHPALAELIDAQTRQSLTTLPGGLPVVVDGEVVGGLGVSGAQPEQDVEYAQAAVAAG, from the coding sequence ATGGCGGAGCAGCGGGCACGGCTCGACCTGGCGGCGGCACGGCACGCGGTGGAGGTCGCACTCGAGGCCGCCCGGCGCGCCGGTAACCGGGTCAGTGTGGCGGTGGTGGACACCCGCGGCCACGACATCCTCGTCGTCCGCGACGACGGCGCCGCGTGGTTCACCGCCGGTGTGGCCCGGGCCAAGGCCGCGACCGCCGCACTGGTCGGGATCCCGACGACCGCCTACTCCGGGCTCGCGGACGCGCATCCCGCGCTCGCCGAACTGATCGACGCGCAGACCCGGCAGTCGCTCACCACGCTGCCCGGTGGCCTGCCGGTGGTCGTCGACGGCGAGGTCGTCGGCGGGCTCGGTGTCAGCGGCGCTCAGCCCGAACAGGACGTCGAGTACGCGCAGGCGGCAGTGGCGGCCGGCTGA
- a CDS encoding DinB family protein, with amino-acid sequence MQTSPRGSRTDARPPRPGNTEHETLRAFLDYLRTSVAAKVEGAPEPQVRTAGVPSGTNLLGLLHHLTHVERWIFLGESVTEWPATFHAAPSDTVADVLTRYREAVRRANDVLDGCTDPGAPLPRPDGRAPTVRWALTHMIEETGRHAGHADILRELIDGATGR; translated from the coding sequence ATGCAGACCTCGCCCCGCGGGTCCCGCACCGACGCTCGGCCGCCGCGCCCCGGGAACACCGAACACGAGACCCTGCGAGCCTTCCTCGACTACCTCCGCACCTCGGTGGCCGCCAAGGTCGAGGGCGCGCCGGAACCCCAGGTCCGCACCGCCGGCGTGCCGTCGGGCACGAACCTGCTCGGTCTGCTCCACCATCTGACGCACGTCGAGCGCTGGATCTTCTTGGGCGAGAGCGTCACCGAGTGGCCGGCCACGTTCCACGCGGCACCGTCCGACACTGTGGCCGACGTGCTCACCCGCTACCGTGAGGCCGTCCGGCGGGCGAACGACGTGCTGGACGGGTGCACCGACCCGGGGGCACCCCTCCCCCGCCCGGACGGGCGCGCGCCGACCGTCCGCTGGGCGCTCACCCACATGATCGAGGAAACCGGCCGGCACGCCGGGCACGCGGACATCCTCCGCGAACTGATCGACGGCGCGACCGGACGCTGA
- a CDS encoding DUF2254 domain-containing protein, with translation MTRGTRPLPRLRLAAAAYRFRESLFALPTVLVVAGVALAEVSAYLDRALVEDGGAGWGVRMNSNGATWLLSTVAGATITTAGVVFSLTVVSLQLASSQFSPRVMRSFIRDRVSQTVIGMLVATFVFCVLTLRHISGNATDPAPRIPLTTALVLAVATVVLIIAYLDRLARGLQVGEVVRTIAGEAEGVIGSASRAAHREVPGSPTPEIPEEVPELIVRAARDGWVTQVPTEQILAAVPSSTVVRLETRTGAYIHRGEVLLRVSPVPERDDRVRRRLEAAVEIGNSRTMQQDVDFALRQLVDIALRALSAAINDPTTATEVVLRLGSLLRTLLVTDMPPVVVSGHDGRTMVRPWLLSPSEYVDHAFDQIRQACPRQVHVAIALARVLRMLTEYVAECGRPEHVPALQRQLRLLVDAVSAEPGLHPEDVQRFLAVAESPTDPAEHQPSN, from the coding sequence ATGACCCGGGGCACCCGACCTCTCCCGCGGCTGCGTCTCGCCGCCGCCGCGTACCGCTTCCGCGAAAGCCTGTTCGCGCTGCCGACGGTGCTCGTGGTCGCCGGGGTCGCGCTGGCGGAGGTGAGCGCCTATCTCGATCGCGCACTGGTGGAGGACGGCGGCGCCGGGTGGGGCGTGCGGATGAACAGCAACGGCGCGACCTGGCTGCTCAGTACCGTCGCGGGCGCGACGATCACCACCGCCGGCGTCGTCTTCTCCCTCACCGTCGTCAGTCTGCAGTTGGCCAGCAGCCAGTTCTCGCCGCGGGTGATGCGGTCGTTCATCCGGGACCGGGTGAGCCAGACGGTCATCGGAATGTTGGTGGCCACGTTCGTCTTCTGCGTGCTCACCCTGCGGCACATCAGCGGGAACGCCACCGACCCGGCGCCGCGGATCCCGCTCACGACCGCGCTGGTCCTCGCCGTGGCGACGGTCGTGCTCATCATCGCCTACCTCGACCGCCTCGCGCGGGGGTTGCAGGTGGGCGAGGTGGTGCGGACGATCGCCGGTGAGGCGGAGGGGGTGATCGGTTCGGCCTCCCGCGCCGCCCACCGTGAGGTGCCGGGCTCTCCGACACCGGAGATTCCCGAGGAGGTTCCCGAGCTGATCGTCCGGGCGGCGCGCGACGGGTGGGTCACGCAGGTGCCGACCGAGCAGATCCTCGCGGCCGTGCCGTCCTCGACCGTCGTCCGGCTGGAGACGCGCACCGGCGCGTACATCCACCGGGGCGAGGTGTTGCTGCGCGTCTCGCCGGTCCCCGAGCGCGACGACCGGGTCCGGCGTCGGCTCGAGGCGGCCGTCGAGATCGGCAACAGCCGCACGATGCAGCAGGACGTCGACTTCGCGCTGCGTCAACTGGTCGACATCGCTCTGCGGGCGCTGAGTGCGGCCATCAACGACCCCACCACGGCGACCGAAGTGGTGCTGCGGCTGGGCAGCCTGTTGCGGACGTTGCTGGTGACCGACATGCCGCCGGTGGTGGTCTCGGGACACGACGGGCGGACGATGGTGCGCCCGTGGTTGCTGTCGCCGTCGGAGTACGTCGACCACGCCTTCGACCAGATCCGACAGGCGTGCCCGCGGCAGGTACACGTGGCCATCGCGCTCGCGCGCGTGCTGCGGATGCTGACCGAGTACGTCGCGGAGTGCGGGCGGCCGGAACACGTCCCGGCCCTGCAGCGTCAGCTGCGCCTGCTGGTGGACGCCGTGTCGGCGGAACCGGGACTCCACCCGGAGGATGTCCAGCGCTTTCTCGCGGTGGCCGAGTCGCCGACTGACCCGGCCGAACACCAACCATCGAACTGA
- a CDS encoding HAD family hydrolase has protein sequence MSNLPAAVLFDIDGTLVDSNYLHADAWHRAFTEAGLTVPTWRIHRSIGMDGSTLIRELCPGIDDDTADRVDELHSRFYKNDAGQLRLLPGAREILAHLDASGLRVVLATSAPADELAILRELLDSESVLYAVTGGEDVDTAKPDPTIVQIALDRAGTDADRAVFVGDSVWDVRACRRLGLPAIGVLSGGISRGELEEAGAAYCCDDVEALRHELDRSPLAGLL, from the coding sequence ATGTCCAACCTGCCTGCCGCGGTGCTGTTCGATATCGACGGCACCCTCGTCGACTCCAACTACCTGCACGCCGACGCGTGGCATCGCGCGTTCACCGAGGCGGGTCTGACCGTGCCGACGTGGCGCATCCACCGCTCGATCGGCATGGACGGTTCCACCCTCATCCGCGAACTGTGCCCGGGGATCGACGACGACACCGCCGACCGCGTCGACGAGCTGCATTCGCGGTTCTACAAGAACGACGCCGGGCAGTTGCGCCTGCTGCCGGGTGCGCGGGAGATCCTCGCGCACCTCGACGCGTCCGGCCTGCGGGTGGTGCTGGCGACCTCCGCGCCGGCCGACGAGCTGGCCATCCTGCGTGAGCTCCTCGACAGCGAGTCCGTGCTGTACGCGGTGACCGGCGGCGAGGACGTCGACACCGCCAAACCGGATCCCACGATCGTGCAGATCGCTCTCGACCGGGCCGGCACCGACGCCGACCGGGCGGTGTTCGTGGGCGACAGTGTCTGGGACGTGCGCGCGTGCCGGAGGCTGGGGCTGCCCGCCATCGGGGTCCTCAGCGGCGGAATCTCGCGCGGGGAACTCGAGGAGGCGGGAGCGGCCTACTGCTGCGACGACGTCGAGGCGCTACGCCACGAGCTCGACCGCAGCCCGCTCGCCGGGTTGCTCTGA
- a CDS encoding glycosyltransferase: MTSRKTLSVIVPAYNEENYIGACLDALLAQQTHLREIVVVDNNSTDGTAEIVARVAAKHPVVRLVREPAPGAVHARNAGFAAATGDVLGRIDADTRVESDWCREVLDFFERPDTEKVGVVTGLSNSYDSPYRRIKGWYVRRLVSKGVLGGEQRIRNLHGANMAMRRETWEQVRASTSRDRDVHEDVDLALCVGEAGWEIAQLSQMRADLSPRRALTPPREFSHYLEAGVKTLERHNAMTPQRRRLLRLHWVTHLGAYLAYRPYDPDRHRFTLRRLIFGGPARTMPVTFDEPLPA, encoded by the coding sequence ATGACTTCCCGAAAAACGTTGTCGGTCATCGTGCCCGCCTACAACGAGGAGAACTACATCGGAGCGTGCCTCGACGCGCTGCTGGCGCAGCAGACGCACCTCCGCGAAATCGTTGTGGTCGACAACAACTCGACCGACGGTACCGCCGAGATCGTTGCGCGCGTGGCTGCGAAGCACCCGGTGGTGCGTCTGGTCCGGGAGCCCGCTCCCGGTGCGGTTCATGCACGCAACGCCGGGTTCGCGGCCGCGACCGGGGACGTGCTGGGACGAATCGACGCCGACACGCGTGTCGAATCCGACTGGTGCCGGGAGGTTCTCGACTTCTTCGAGCGTCCGGACACGGAGAAGGTCGGCGTGGTGACCGGTTTGAGCAACTCGTACGACTCGCCGTACCGTCGGATCAAGGGCTGGTACGTCCGCCGCCTGGTATCCAAGGGCGTGCTGGGTGGCGAACAGCGGATACGGAATCTGCACGGTGCCAACATGGCCATGCGCCGGGAAACCTGGGAGCAGGTTCGGGCTTCCACCAGCAGGGACCGCGACGTGCACGAGGACGTCGATCTGGCCCTGTGTGTGGGTGAGGCCGGTTGGGAGATCGCGCAGCTGTCCCAGATGCGCGCCGATCTGTCCCCGCGCCGAGCGTTGACGCCGCCCCGCGAGTTCTCGCACTATCTGGAGGCCGGTGTGAAAACCCTCGAGCGGCACAACGCGATGACTCCGCAACGTCGGCGCCTCCTGCGGCTCCACTGGGTGACTCACCTCGGTGCCTACCTCGCGTACCGCCCGTACGATCCCGACCGCCACCGCTTCACGCTGCGCCGGTTGATCTTCGGGGGGCCGGCCCGCACCATGCCGGTCACCTTCGACGAGCCGTTGCCAGCCTGA
- a CDS encoding YihY/virulence factor BrkB family protein has protein sequence MTARDDSSTARRSARPADDGVEPDSPEDLTKRSWIYVLRKTAREFGTDQCTDLAAALTYYAVLALFPALLVVVSLLGVFGQGQRTVDAVMDLVGQLGPSDAVDTLREPVEQLVASPSAGIALVLGVLGALWSASGYVGAFARAMNRIYEIEEGRPIWKLRPLMFVVTAFCLLAVGAAGLMLVVSGPVARSVGDVLGLGDAALTVWNIAKWPVLLVLVGLLVAVLYYVTPNVVQPKIRWISPGAAIAIVTWIAASALFAVYVSHFASYNKTYGSLAGAVVFLLWLWITNLALLFGAEFDAELERGRELQAGMPAEKTIQLPPRDTHDIEKREKQRTKDVEDGRRLRLSHTTTSTAERKGSDDG, from the coding sequence ATGACAGCTCGGGACGATTCATCCACCGCGCGCCGCTCGGCACGCCCTGCAGACGACGGAGTCGAGCCGGATTCTCCGGAGGACCTCACCAAACGGTCCTGGATCTACGTCCTCCGCAAGACGGCCCGGGAGTTCGGCACCGACCAGTGCACCGATCTGGCCGCCGCGCTCACCTATTACGCCGTCCTGGCCCTCTTCCCGGCGTTGCTGGTGGTCGTCTCGCTCCTGGGCGTGTTCGGTCAGGGCCAGCGCACGGTGGACGCCGTGATGGACCTGGTCGGGCAGCTCGGACCGTCCGACGCGGTGGACACCCTCCGCGAGCCGGTCGAGCAGCTGGTCGCCTCCCCGTCTGCCGGCATTGCGCTGGTCCTCGGTGTGCTGGGTGCGCTGTGGTCGGCGTCCGGCTACGTCGGCGCCTTCGCCCGCGCGATGAACCGCATCTACGAGATCGAGGAGGGGCGGCCGATCTGGAAGCTCCGGCCGCTGATGTTCGTGGTCACCGCCTTCTGTCTGCTGGCGGTCGGGGCTGCCGGGTTGATGCTGGTGGTCAGCGGTCCCGTCGCTCGCTCGGTCGGAGACGTGCTCGGTCTGGGCGACGCCGCCCTCACCGTGTGGAACATCGCGAAGTGGCCGGTGTTGCTCGTGCTGGTGGGGCTGCTCGTGGCGGTGCTGTACTACGTGACGCCCAATGTCGTTCAGCCCAAGATCCGTTGGATCAGCCCCGGCGCCGCGATCGCGATCGTCACGTGGATCGCCGCGTCCGCCCTGTTCGCCGTGTACGTCTCGCACTTCGCGAGCTACAACAAGACCTACGGGTCCCTCGCCGGCGCGGTGGTGTTCCTGCTGTGGCTGTGGATCACCAACCTGGCGCTGCTCTTCGGTGCCGAGTTCGACGCCGAGCTCGAGCGCGGACGTGAACTCCAGGCAGGCATGCCCGCCGAGAAGACGATCCAGTTGCCGCCTCGTGACACCCACGACATCGAGAAGCGTGAGAAGCAGCGGACCAAGGACGTCGAGGACGGCCGTCGACTCCGCCTGTCCCACACCACGACATCGACCGCAGAACGGAAGGGAAGTGACGATGGCTGA